Sequence from the Notamacropus eugenii isolate mMacEug1 chromosome 6, mMacEug1.pri_v2, whole genome shotgun sequence genome:
gattctctttttagaggtatctgaagaagtttgtctaagagcttaggtgagtcattgctctcagtctgccatctttgctctgccccaATATCATAAGTTTTGTTGAAAAATTAGCCTTCTTGGTGTCAACCTGCTTTCTCTGTGCCTTGCCCAGGattttttctcttatctctctgccagtcttgttctttcttttcttctctatctctctgtaatTGCTAACTGTCTTTAAGAATCAGTTCCCTTGAGAGCCACTGGAGCCGCGAGCACGACTTTTCGGCGGTTCCGGGACAAGTTGCCGCAGGTACCTCTTGCCTCGGTAGCAGTGACTCCGCGAGGAGGGCGCTGCGGAACCCCTCACTCCCACCACCTGCACCAGGTTTGGCTAAAACATGGCATCTCTGTTTGTAAAGAAAATGATGCTTATCATCAGCAGTCCTCTTTTCCACATGAGCAGATATTCAGCAAAACCTTCCTCAATCTCTGCATTCCTGTTTGCATCACGACAAAGTACAGTCCCCATAAATGCAGGTCCCATGAAGTATAGCTCAATAATTCATCCATTTC
This genomic interval carries:
- the MRPL36 gene encoding large ribosomal subunit protein bL36m, translated to MASLFVKKMMLIISSPLFHMSRYSAKPSSISAFLFASRQSTVPINAGPMKYSSIIHPFLSRYLFPSFHPALGFKTKAVLKKRCKDCYFVKRRGRWFVYCATNPRHKQRQLKTL